The Bacillota bacterium genome includes a region encoding these proteins:
- the casB gene encoding type I-E CRISPR-associated protein Cse2/CasB: MIEKARQVGVFVERKIVGLASNPSPSAVKAQLAHLRNGVGKLPGSQPALWEVTLSELPESLISQGEAPTQGEWAIHVALTLYSLHQQGRDPLNQNMNHRGNTLGHSARQLREGNTDKADAVRRRFNIVAMADSFERLSWHLRGFVQLLKASSIPLDYCKLAEELYWYQFAEARDGIRLKWGQDFYRTDVSRDKEAGPQQE; the protein is encoded by the coding sequence ATGATAGAAAAGGCTAGGCAAGTAGGTGTGTTTGTGGAGAGGAAAATAGTCGGCTTGGCTAGTAACCCTAGTCCCTCGGCTGTAAAAGCCCAACTGGCTCATTTGCGCAATGGTGTGGGCAAGTTGCCGGGGAGCCAGCCGGCGCTGTGGGAAGTAACTCTAAGTGAGCTACCCGAAAGTCTCATAAGTCAGGGCGAGGCTCCCACCCAGGGTGAATGGGCCATCCATGTCGCGTTGACCCTTTATTCCCTGCACCAACAAGGTAGGGACCCGCTAAATCAAAACATGAATCACCGAGGCAATACGCTCGGCCATAGTGCAAGGCAGCTGCGAGAGGGAAACACCGACAAGGCAGATGCCGTACGAAGGCGGTTTAACATTGTAGCCATGGCGGATAGTTTTGAGAGGTTGTCGTGGCATCTGCGTGGCTTTGTCCAGCTCCTTAAAGCCAGCAGCATACCGCTAGACTACTGTAAGCTAGCGGAAGAGCTGTATTGGTATCAGTTTGCTGAGGCACGCGACGGCATAAGACTAAAGTGGGGACAGGATTTTTATCGTACTGATGTCTCCCGCGATAAAGAAGCCGGTCCCCAACAGGAATAA
- the casA gene encoding type I-E CRISPR-associated protein Cse1/CasA → MAEKEFNLLHEPWILVMKHDGQTEEVSLLDVFRRAHLWRGLAGELRTQDVAILRLLLAVLHAVFARYDVSGDFKPVQSPREALDRWQSLWHRGDFPVELVRKYLMVFLDRFWLFHPTQPFYQVATIKEATEYTGAKLNGELSESSNKLRLFPKRTGAAKSQLSYAEAARWLIYVNAYDDTSAKPRSKGLPSPGAGWLGKLGLITAVGDNLLQTLVLNLVLLRDGTDDLWGAEKPLWESDVRSQERVQIEMPDNLSELLTLQSRRLLLQREGEKVIGFALLGGDFFEKTNAFSEQMTVWRAPRKGKDVSLGHTPRRHDVSRQLWRDFAVLIAQREGGRRPGVVNWLARLKREELLAKKHTLFEVAAVNYGDKDFFVDDVFSDSLAINSELLSGLGSNWVERIADEIEVTERLVQQVGELAQRLATASGDLNSAASRNEAKEQAYFRLDRPFRHWLEELNPSNDDIDQQCEKWWSNAQRIVRNLGRELTQKVGPQAFSGRMVKEGDSARQCTAPEAFNRFLYAINSKEALKGGSRHDRKG, encoded by the coding sequence TTGGCGGAAAAAGAGTTTAACTTGCTTCATGAACCATGGATTCTCGTCATGAAGCACGATGGCCAAACGGAAGAAGTCTCCTTGCTGGATGTATTCAGACGGGCACATCTATGGCGGGGGTTAGCCGGTGAACTGCGGACGCAGGATGTGGCAATTTTAAGATTGTTGCTAGCTGTGCTGCATGCGGTATTCGCTAGGTATGATGTGTCCGGCGATTTTAAGCCGGTGCAGTCACCTCGCGAAGCGCTAGACCGGTGGCAATCACTTTGGCACCGCGGCGATTTCCCTGTGGAACTAGTTAGGAAATACCTCATGGTCTTTCTAGATCGTTTTTGGCTGTTTCACCCCACGCAGCCGTTTTACCAGGTGGCGACTATAAAAGAGGCTACTGAGTACACTGGCGCGAAGCTTAACGGGGAGTTATCTGAGAGTAGCAACAAATTGCGTCTCTTCCCTAAACGTACTGGTGCGGCTAAATCGCAATTAAGCTATGCCGAGGCAGCCCGTTGGCTAATCTATGTTAATGCCTATGACGACACCTCGGCCAAACCCCGATCGAAGGGACTACCTAGCCCGGGAGCGGGCTGGTTAGGCAAGCTTGGCCTTATCACAGCCGTGGGGGATAATCTACTGCAAACTCTGGTACTTAATTTGGTCTTACTCAGAGACGGTACAGATGATCTATGGGGGGCCGAAAAACCTCTCTGGGAGAGTGATGTGCGAAGTCAAGAGAGAGTGCAGATTGAGATGCCAGACAATTTATCCGAATTGCTGACTTTGCAGTCGCGCCGCTTGCTGCTGCAAAGAGAAGGCGAAAAGGTGATCGGCTTTGCCCTGCTAGGCGGCGATTTTTTTGAGAAAACAAATGCTTTTAGTGAGCAAATGACTGTGTGGCGCGCCCCACGCAAAGGGAAAGATGTTTCTCTAGGGCACACTCCGCGGCGACATGACGTATCGCGTCAGTTGTGGCGAGATTTCGCGGTGCTTATCGCGCAGCGCGAAGGGGGCCGCCGCCCTGGGGTAGTCAACTGGCTGGCTCGCCTAAAAAGGGAGGAGCTGCTTGCGAAGAAACACACTCTTTTCGAAGTAGCTGCGGTCAATTATGGCGACAAAGACTTTTTTGTCGATGATGTTTTCAGCGATTCCCTGGCTATAAACTCAGAGTTATTGTCAGGTCTTGGCAGTAACTGGGTAGAGCGCATAGCAGATGAAATCGAGGTGACCGAAAGACTTGTGCAGCAAGTTGGGGAGTTGGCACAGAGGCTTGCTACAGCAAGTGGCGACTTAAACAGCGCTGCATCACGAAACGAGGCCAAAGAGCAGGCATACTTTCGTTTAGACCGTCCCTTTCGTCACTGGTTGGAGGAGCTTAACCCAAGCAATGACGATATTGATCAGCAGTGCGAAAAATGGTGGTCGAATGCGCAGCGCATCGTCCGTAACTTAGGGAGGGAGCTAACTCAAAAGGTTGGGCCACAGGCATTCTCTGGGCGCATGGTGAAAGAAGGTGACTCGGCTCGGCAGTGCACGGCGCCTGAAGCATTTAACCGCTTTCTCTATGCTATTAACAGTAAGGAAGCGTTGAAAGGAGGAAGTAGGCATGATAGAAAAGGCTAG